The Pseudomonas nunensis genome includes the window ACGGCGTGTGCTGTTCGATCTGCACCGGCAAAGTCGGCAGCAGCGCGCTCAACGCCTTGTCGGTGTCGTGCAGCGGGAAGCTGCCGGTGATCCGCAAATCGGCAATCTCCGGCGCCACGCCCAGATACCCCCGGCGGTAGCGGCCGAGTTCATGCACCAAATCTTCCAGGCGCGCGTTGTCCACAACCAGCATGCCTCGGGTCCAGGCATCGGCGCCGAGGTTGAGCGCGACGATTGGCCCCAAACCGTTGCTGCGCATCAGCACTTGCTGGCCTTCGCGCAGGATTTGTTCTTCCGGGCTCGACTCCGGATGAGCCGCCACCGCCGATTTCAATACGCTCAACCGCGTGCCTTCGTCCTCGCGCTTGACCAGGAACCGCGTCCCGAGTGCGCGCATGCTGCCTTCGCGGGTTTCGACGATAAACGGCCGGGCATCGCCATGACCGGTTTCGACGAGGATTTCGCCTTCCTGAAGAATGATCCGCCGCTGCTTGTCATCGAAACGCACATCCACGGCGCTGTGGGTGTTGAGGTTTATCACGGTGCCGTCGGCCAAGCGCAGGGTGCGCTGTTCACCGGTGGCGGTGCGCTGATCGGCCAGCCAGTAATCGATGGGCAGGTAACGATCACCAGCGAACAGCGCCAACCCGATCACCGCGACAACACTGGTCAAGCCACTGCCGAGTTTGCGCACCCGGCGGCGGATGCTCTCGCGTGATTGCAGCAACGCCGTGCGGGCCGGGCCGCTGGCGACGCTGAAGCGCTGGTCGAGCATGCCCAGTTGGCGCCAGGCGCGGGCATGTTCTTCGTGGGCGGCGTGCCATTTGGCGAATTCTTCGCGCTCGATTGGGCTGCCGGAATCCAGCGACAATTGCCAGGCAATCGCGGCGTCCAGCACCTGTGCCGACACCGGTTTGGAACTGGCCGGACTCATACCGGTTCACCGTACAGGGCGATGTAACACTGACGAATGCCCTGGGCCAGGTACTGACGCACTCGCGGTACCGACACCCCGAGTTTCTCGGCGATTTCGCCGTGGCTCAGGCCGTCGAGACGGTTATACAGAAACGCCGCCCGGGCCTTGGACGAGAGTTTGCCGAGCAGACGGTCGATGGCTTTGAGGTCTTCGAGGATCATTTGCTGTTCTTCCACCGACGGTTGCTCGCCTTCGGGAATCAGCATCAGTTCGGTGAGGTAGGCCTGTTCCAGCGCGGCGCGGCGGAAATAGTCGAACAGCAGACCCTTGGCGATAGCCACCAGAAATGCCCGGGGTTCACGCGGTTCCTTGAGTTCGTCACGATCGAGCAAGCGGACAAAGGTGTCCTGGCTCAGGTCCTCGGCCCGTTGCGGACAGGCCACATTGCGCCGCAGCCAAGCCAATAGCCAACCGCGATGGTCGCGATATAACGCACCGACGAGCTCGCTGTGGGGGCCTTGGACTGACGACACGTAGCATCACCGATTGGGAAGTGTTAACTAACGAGAATTGTTCGCGATTGTGGCAGAGGCGGGGGAGGTAAGCAATTAACGCTGGTCGGGTGGTTATCGGGCTATGCGGTATGAAGTCGAACAACATTCTGTGGCGAGGGGGCTTGCCCCCGTTCGGCTGCGTAGCAGTCGTCACCCGGTGAATGCGATCTGTCTGCAAAATGCCGGGGCCGCTGCGCGCCCCAACGGGGGCAAGCCCCCTCGCCACAAATCAACCTGCCACAAAATTCATGCAAGGTTTAAAACGAAGGCGCCCGCTGCCGCCGTTTCCACTGGCTGATCCGCTGCTGCAGATTCAACGGGCTATGAATCTGCTGCTGCCGCGCCCGGCTGAACAGAATCAACGCAAGTTCCGCCGTGGCCAACGCATCGGCGCTGGCGTTATGGCGCTCGAAGACTTCAAGCTTGAACCACTCAATCCACTCATCCAGCCCGGCCTCGCGAATGTTCGCCTGCGGGCAGAGCAGCGGGGCGATGTCCGCCACATCCAGAAACGGATGCTGCAACTTGTAGCCCAGATGATCTTTCAACGCGCGCCCGAGCATGTGCTGATCGAACGGCGCATGAAACGCCAGCACCGGGCTGTCGCCCAGAAACTCCATGAACTCCAGCAGCGCCTCGGCCGGATCGCTGCCGGCGGCGATCGCACTGGGCCCCAGGCCATGGATCAACATGCTCGGTGCCAGTTTCATATCGACGCATTGCAGGGTGCGTTCGAATTGCTGGCTGAAAGCGATCGCGCCATCCTCGATCACCACGGCGCCAATGGACAACACCCGATCCTTGTTCAGGTTCAGCCCGGTGGTTTCCAGGTCCAGCACCACCCAACGCTGCTCGCGCAGGCTGCATTCGCTCAGTCCGGCGCCGACCGGCAATTGCTGCAGCCGTTGTTGCAGAGCCTCGGGTAGCAGAGGGGTCGCCGGGCGCAACCATGAAAACAGGCTCATAGCTGATACCGCAGGGCCAGGCTGCTTTGCAGGCGTTGGGCCTGGCGCAGGGATTCACGCAGGATGCGCCGGTCCAGATGATTGAGGATGTCGGGATCGACGCGGTTGGAGTAGGGCAAGTTCTCCCGGGTCTGTAGCTGATGTTGCTGCATGCGCGTTTGCTGAATGAAGTGATAGGCCTCTTCGTACGCCGCACCGTCCAGCGGATCAATGACTTCTTTATCCACCAGTTGCCGAAAGCGTTCCTGAGTGTTGTTGGCTTCGATGCCATTCGCCAGCGCGAGCAATCGGGCGCCATCCACGAACGGCGTCAGGCCTTGGACTTTCAGGTCCAGCGTGGCTTTCTCACCATTCTTGCGCGCCAATACGAACTCACGGAATCGTCCTACGGGTGGACGGTTGCGCAACGCGTTCTCGGCCATCATCCGCTGGAACAAACGGTTGTCCGCCACCTGATCGAGAATCCCTCGACGCAGTTGCTCGCAGCCCAGTTCGTCGCCCCAGACCACCCGCAAGTCGAAATAAATGCTCGATCCCAGCAAGTTCTCCGGCGTCGCCTCGCGGATAAACGCCGCGAACCGCCGCGCCCATTCGGCCCGGGACAAACACAGCTCGGGGTTGCCGGCCATGATGTTGCCCTTGCACAGGGTGAAGCCGCAAAGCGCCAGGCTGTGGTTGATCTGTTGGGCGATGGGCAACAGCTTGCCGCGAAGCTCGGCGGCATGCGCCGCGTCCCGCGCTTCGAACAGAATGCCGTTGTCCTGATCGGTGTGCAGTGTTTGCTCGCGGCGGCCTTCGCTGCCGAAACACAGCCAACTGAACGGCACGCCGGGGTCGCCTTTCTCGGCGAGAGTCAGTTCGATCACCCGGCACACGGTGTGGTCGTTGAGCAGCGTAATGATGTGAGTGATCTGGGTCGAAGACGCGCCGTGGGCGAGCATGCGCTCCACCAATTGGCCGATTTCGCCGCGCAGTGCCACCAGGTTTTCGACTTTCTGTGCGCTGCGGATGGTCCGCGCCAGGTGCACCAGATCGACCCGTTGCAGGGAAAACAGATCGCGCTCGGACACCACGCCGCACAGTCGCTGGTCCTTGACCAGGCAGACGTGGGCGATGTGCCGTTCAGTCATGGCAATCGCCGCGTCGAAAGCGCTGTGATCCGGCGTCAGGAAAAACGGCGCCCGGGTCATGTGGCGCTCGATGGCTTCGTTGAAATCATTGATGCCTTGCGCCACCACATGGCGCAGGTCGCGCAGGGTGAAAATCCCCAGCGGAGCTTTCCGTTCGTCGACGATCACGATGCTGCCGACCTGCTGCTCGTGCATCAGGGTCACGGCTTCGCGCAGGGGCGTGGCCGGGCTGCAGGTCACCGGGTGCCGCATGGCCAGTTCGCCCAACCGGGTGTTCAAGGAATATTGCGTGCCGAGAGTTTCCACGGCTTTTTGCTGGACCTGCTGGTTGACCTGATCCAGCAGGCTGCTGACCCCGCGCAGGGCGAAGTCGCGAAAGGTATTGGAGAGGGCGAACAGCTTGATGAAGGCCAGTTTGTTCAGTTGCAGGCAGAAGGTGTCTTCGGCGGCCAGGTGTTCGGTTCGGGTCGCGCGTTCACCGAGCAACGCGGCAAGGGGGAAACACTCGCCGGTGGTGATTTCGAAGGTGGTTTCGGTGCCGCCCTTGGCCGTGTGCGGGCGTTCGCCGACGACTCGGCCTTGTTTGACGATGTAAAAATGCTCAACCGGGCCGTCGGCCGGTTTGATGATGCTGTCGCCGGGCGCATAGAAACGCAGCTGACATTGCTCCACCAGGTAGGCCAGGTGCGCATGTTCCATTTGATTGAAGGGCGGGAAACGCTGGAGGAATTGCAACGTGCCCTGGATGTTTTGCAATACCGCGGTTTTCCCTGCCTGGGTGAAGGCGTCCGCTTTACTCATCACTATTACCGCAGTCTTTTTTGAATTGTTGTTGTCGGATTGTTCAGCCATGGTCGGCCCCTGTGCGCAGGGTGCCCATTGGACGTAAGTCTAGGTAGCCGGTGGATATGCCTATATTTCGGATATGCCCTATGCACATTGTGGGAAAACGTCTCATTTTTCCTCTAGGCAAAATATCCGACGAAGTGCACATTGAAGCTCTGCTTAGCGATGTCTGACCACTGTGCTAGGGGATTGAATAGAAAACGTAGAGAAAGCCATGTCCGACCACGATATTTTGAGTGACGCCGAGCGCGAGGCGCTCAGTGCGATCATGCTGGAGCCTGATCTTCCGCCGCAGCGGGTGCTGATTGTCGATGACGACAAAGATGCCCGGGAGCTGCTATCGGAGATTCTTGGTCTGGACGGTATTCGCTGCATGACCGCTGCCAGCGGTGAGACCGCACTCAAAATGCTGGACGAGAAACCCTCGATCGGACTGGTGATTACCGATCTGCGCATGGGGCATGTGGATGGCCTGGAATTGATTCGCCAGGTGCGTGAATCGGTCCGGGCGGCGATGCCGATCATCATTGTGTCTGGCGATGCCGACGTGGGGGACGCGATTGCCGCCATGCATTTGAGCGTGGTGGATTTCCTGCTCAAGCCGATCGATACCGGCAAGTTGCTGGCGTTGGTCAAGCATGAGCTGGGGATGGAGCCTTAGTTCAACCCTGTGAACGCTGCACATCCCCTGTGGGAGCGGGCTTGCTCGCGAAGGCGGAGTGTCAGTAAACATTTATTCGACAGACACTCCCTCTTCGCGAGCAAGCTCGCTCCCACAGGGGAATGCGTTCACAAATAAAAAGGCCCTGATCCGAAGAACAGGGCCTTTTTTTGTGCGTCATCAGCGCTCAGTTACAGGCCATTGGCAGCCTTGAACTCGCGACGACGACGGTGCAGGACCGGCTCGGTGTAGCCGTTCGGCTGCTTGGTACCTTCGATCACCAATTCGACCGCCGCCTGGAAGGCGATGTTGCTGTCGAAGTTCGGTGCCAGCGGACGGTACAGCGGGTCATTGGCGTTCTGGCGATCAACCACCGGCGCCATGCGCTTGAGGCTTTCCAGGACCTGATCTTCAGTAACGATGCCATGACGCAGCCAGTTGGCGATGTGCTGGCTGGAGATACGCAGCGTCGCACGGTCTTCCATCAGGCCGACATCATTGATGTCCGGCACTTTCGAACAACCCACGCCTTGGTCGATCCAGCGCACCACATAACCAAGAATGCCCTGGGCGTTGTTGTCCAGTTCGTTCTTGATCTGCTCTGCGGTCCAGCTCGGGTTCACGGCCAGCGGGATGGTCAGGATGTCGTCCACCGAGGCGCGCGCACGTTTGGCCAGTTCGGCCTGACGGGCGAACACATCGACCTTGTGGTAATGCAGCGCGTGCAGCGCAGCGGCGGTCGGCGAGGGTACCCAAGCGGTGTTGGCGCCGGCCAATGGGTGAGCGATTTTCTGTTCGAGCATCGCCGCCATCAGATCGGGCATCGCCCACATGCCTTTACCGATCTGGGCGCGACCTTGCAGGCCGGTGCTCAGGCCGATATCGACGTTCCAGTTTTCGTAGGCGCCGATCCACTTCTCAGCCTTCATGTCGGCCTTGCGCACCATCGGGCCGGCTTCCATGGAGGTGTGGATTTCATCGCCGGTGCGGTCGAGGAAGCCGGTGTTGATGAACACCACGCGCTCGCTGGCAGCCTTGATGCAGGCCTTGAGGTTGACCGTGGTACGGCGTTCCTCGTCCATGATCCCGACTTTCAGGGTGTTGCGCGGCAGGTCGAGCACGTCTTCGATGCGCCCGAACAGCTCGTTGGTGAACGCGGCTTCTTCCGGGCCGTGCATCTTCGGCTTCACGATGTAGACCGAGCCGGTGCGGCTGTTCTTGCGCGAGCTGGTGCCGTTGAGGCTGTGGATCGCCGCGAGGCAGGTCACCAGACCGTCGAGAATGCCTTCCGGCACTTCGTTGCCATCTTTGTCGAGGATCGCGTCGATGGTCATCAAGTGGCCAACGTTGCGCACGAACAGCAGCGAACGACCGTGCAGGCTCAGTTCCTTACCATCCACGCCGGTGTAGGTGCGGTCGGCGTTCATGGTGCGGGTAAAAGTCTGACCGCCCTTGGAGACTTCTTCCGACAGATCGCCCTTCATCAGGCCGAGCCAGTTGCGGTAGATCACCACTTTGTCATCGGCATCGACGGCGGCAACGGAGTCTTCGCAGTCCATGATGGTGGTCAGTGCGGCTTCCATCAGGATGTCTTTGATGCCGGCTGCGTCGGTCTGGCCGACCGGGGTGCTGGCATCGACCTGGATTTCGAAATGCAGGCCGTTGTTTTTCAGCAGGATCGCGGTCGGTGCGGCGGCGTCGCCGTGGAAACCGATCAACTGAGCGTCGTTGCGCAGGCCGGTGTTGCTGCCGCCTTTAAGGGCGACCACCAGTTTGCCGTCAACGATCTTGTAGCTGGTGGAGTCGACGTGGGAGCCGGCGGCCAATGGCGCCGCTTCGTCGAGGAAGGCGCGGGCGAAGGCGATGACCTTGTCGCCGCGAACCTTGTTGTAGCCTTTGCCTTTTTCCGCGCCGTCAGCCTCGCTGATGGCGTCGGTGCCGTAGAGCGCGTCATACAACGAACCCCAGCGGGCATTCGAGGCATTCAGCGCGAAGCGCGCGTTCATCACCGGCACCACGAGTTGCGGGCCGGCCATGCGGGCGATTTCGTCATCGACGTTTTGCGTCGTTGCCTGGAAATCGGCCGCTTCTGGCAGCAGATAACCGATGTCTTGCAAGAAGGCTTTATAAGCCACGGCGTCGTGCGCCTGACCGGCACGCGCTTGGTGCCAGCCATCGATACGAGCCTGGAAATCATCGCGTTTGGCGAGTAGGGCTTTGTTCTTCGGCGCCAGGTCATGAATGACCTTATCGGCACCGGCCCAGAACTTATCGGCGGTGAGGCCGGTACCGGGAATGGCTTCGTTGTTCACGAAGTCGAACAGGACTTTGGCGACCTGCAGGCCACCGACTTGAACGTGTTCAGTCATTGCTTGCCTCACTCTGCTCAGCTATTTCGCTTTTCAGCTCTTCAATTTTGACAATGAAGCCTCTGGCCATTTAAACCACAAACCCGTCCGCCAGTACATGCCCTTGCGGGCGGCTGGGTTCGGTCCAATCAACGGCTTGGAGGCCTTGCTGACGGGGCTTTCAGGGTTGCGAGTGTGCCGGTGGCAGACATCGATCCAACGTTATGTAGTGCGCGCTGCGGCATACTACATGATGAATTGCGCTTGTGAAAATTAGACTAATTACGTCGTTCTGCGACCCCATGACGCATTGCAGTCATGTCGGGGAACAGGATGTTCTCAAAAAAGTATTGGATTGTTCCAGTTAAATATAAAAACTTGTACACATAATCTTTGGTGCACTGCTATGGGGCCCTGTGTTTGTTGGCTGAATGCTGACCTTTTGTGGCGAGGGGGCTTGCCCCCGTTGGGGCGCGGAGCGGCCCCCAGGTTTTTCAGATCAATCAGATTTACCTATTCTGCGACTGCTTCGCAGCCGAACGGGGGCAAGCCCCCTCGCCACAAACAACCCTTGCCTATACTTCTCTTTCTATAACAAAAGAGGGCTGCGCCATGGACCACCTCGTACTCACCGTATTCGCACCGGACAAGCCAGGGCAGGTCGAGCGCATTGCCCAATGCATTGCCGAGCACGGCGGCAACTGGCTGGAAAGCCGCATGTCGCGCATGGCCGGGCAGTTCGCCGGGATTCTTCGGGTCGGCGTGCCGGCCGAAGCCTACGACGAGTTGGTCGATGCCCTACAAGCATTGTCCACCCATGGCATTCGCGTGTTGATCGCTGAAAGCGGCATCGAACAATCCTGCACCTGGAAGCCGATCGCGATGGAACTGGTGGGCAATGACCGGCCGGGGATCGTGCGCGACATCACGCGCTTGTTGAGTGAGCAGGGGGTGAACCTCGAGCGTCTGGTCACCGAGGTGCGCCCGGCGCCGATGAGCAGCGAGCCGTTGTTCCACGCCGAGGCAATTCTCGCGGTGCCGCTGACCTTATCCCTGGACGTGTTGCAAACACGCCTGGAAACCCTGGCCGATGACTTGATGGTGGAATTGGTGCTGCGCAGCGATCCCTAGAACGGGTTATCCAAGTTAAACGTGCACCTGCCTGTGGATAACCTGTAGAGACTCGCCCCCAGGCCGCGCCGGCCGGGGTTCTTCAGGATCTGATCAAAAAACCAGCAGTTTCAACAAGTTGCGCACAAACGCCGGGGATCACGTTGTGGATAACCTTGGGAAGGATTGATGCAGGCCACGAAGAACGTGGCCTGTAGAGGTTTGTACGTATTCTGATCAGCTGCGCCGGCGCATGCTGATCACCGCATCGACGCTGTAAATCGCCAGGCCCGCCCAGATAAAGATGAACGCCACCAGGGTGCTGGACGACAAGTGTTCGTCAAAAAGCAGGACGGCTTGCAGCAGCACCAATGTCGGCGCCAGGTACTGGAGAAATCCGAGGGTGGTGTAGGGCAAATGCCGTGCTGCGGCGTTGAAACATACCAACGGCACCAATGTCACCGGACCGGCCGCCACCAGCCACCAGGCTTCAGACGTGGTCCAGAACGCCGGTTGTGCACTGGCCGCCGACGGATTGAACAGCAACCACGCCACGGCAATCGGCACCAGCATCCAGGTTTCCACCACCAGCCCCGGCAATGCCTTGACCGGCGCTTGTTTGCGGATCAGCCCGTAGAAGCCGAAGGTCAGCGCCAGCACCAGCGACACCCACGGCAGACTACCGACCTGCCACACCTGTTGCGCCACGCCGACCGCCGCCAGACCCACCGCGAGCCATTGCATGCGCCGCAGCCGTTCGCCGAGGATCAGCATCCCCAGCAGCACGTTCACCAGCGGGTTGATGTAGTAACCGAGGCTGGCTTCGAGCATCCGCCCGTTGTTTACCGACCAGACGTAAGTCAGCCAGTTGGCCGCGATCAGCGTGCCGCTCAGGGCCAGGATCGCCAGGCGCTTGGGGTTGTCCCGCAACTCGCGCCACCAGCCCGGATGCTTCCAGACCATCAGCAGCAAAGCGCCGAACAGTGCCGACCAGAGCACCCGGTGGATGATGATTTCTACAGCCGGCACCGAGGCGATGGCTTTGAAGTAGATGGGGAAAAGTCCCCAGATGATGTAGGCAGTGAGACCCAGGATGTACCCGCGACGCGGGTTGGCAGCTTGCATGCAGAATCCTTGCTTAGGCAGCTAACAAAGAGGGGATTGTAAGGAGATTTGTCGGAATGGTCGCGGACCTTGTGGGAGCGGGCTTGCTCGCGAAGGCGGTGGGTCAGTCAACATATTTGCCGAATGCCCCACCTCCTTCGCGAGCAAGCCCGCTCCCACAGGGGAGATCAGGGGGTGTTAGAAGAGTTTCAGGGGTTCTTCGTTGAGCGCGGACAATTGCTCGCGCAACGCCAGCACCTGATCGCCCCAATACCGCTCGCTGCCGAACCACGGAAAACTATGCGGGAACGCCGGGTCATCCCAGCGCCGTGCGAGCCAGGCGCTGTAGTGCATCAGGCGCAACGCGCGCAACGGTTCGATCAGCGCCAGTTCCCGCGGGTCGAAGTCGTGAAACTCGTTGTAGCCGTCCATTAATTCCGACAACTGACCGAGGCATTCCTGACGATCCCCGGCGAGCATCATCCAGATGTCCTGCACTGCCGGGCCCATGCGGCAGTCGTCGAGGTCGACGATGTGGAACATTTCGTCGCGGCACATCATGTTGCCGGGGTGGCAATCGCCGTGCATGCGGATGTTCTGGTGCGGCGTGGCCTTGTAGACCTCTTCCACACGCTTGAGCAGGTCGCGGGCGACGGACTCGTAGGCCGGCAGCAGGCTCTTCGGTACGAAATTGCCTTCGAGCAAGGTGTTCAGCGAATCGTGGCCGAAGTTTTTCACGCCCAGCGCTTCACGGTGCTCGAACGGCTTGGTCGCGCCGACGGCGTGTAGGCGTCCGAGCAATTGGCCCAGGCGATACAGCTGATCCAGATTGCCTGGCTCCGGCGCGCGGCCGCCACGGCGAGGAAACAGGGTGAAGCGGAACCCGGCGTGTTCATGCAGGCTGGCGCCGTTGTGAATCATCGGCGCGACCACCGGCACATCGCATTCGGCGAGTTCGAAAGTGAACTGGTGCTCTTCGAGAATCGCTTCGTTGGTCCAGCGCTGCGGACGGTAGAACTTGGCGATCAGCGGCTCGGAGTCTTCGATGCCGACTTGGTAGACGCGGTTTTCGTAGCTGTTGAGCGCCAGAATGCGCGCGTCGCTGAGAAAGCCGATGCTTTCGACGGCATCGAGCACGAGGTCTGGGGTGAGGGTTGCAAACGGGTGGGCCATGCTGACTCCTGCGCGCAGCAGGCTGCCGCGTCCGGCCAAGCATGGTAGCGCAGACGGGGGAAGATAGGTGGTGGGTGTGCGGACGCCTTCGCGGGCAAGCCTCGCTCCTGCAGGGTTATGCAGATTCCTTGTAGGAGCGAGGCTTGCCCGCGAAGAGGCCGGATCAGGCGCCGACGATCCCGCCGTCCTCGCGGGTAATCGCCATCACCGAAGACCGTGGCTTGCCGTTCGGCAGGTGCTCAGGGAACGTCGAACCACCGTTCTCGCCCGGATGCTGAATCCCGACAAACAGGGTTTTCTGATCCGGCGAGAAGCTAATCCCCGTCACCTCACAACCAATCGGCCCGACCATGAAGCGGCGAATTTCCCCGGTTACCGGGTCGGCGCAGAGCATCTGGTTATTGCCCATGCCAGCAAAGTCCCCGGCATTGCTCGAATCGCCATCAGTCAGAATCCACAAGCGCCCAGCCTTGTCGAAACCCAGGCCGTCCGGGCTGTTGAACATGTTCTGCGGGGTGATATTCGTCGAACCGCCCTTCGGTGTGCCGGCATGCACGCCCGGATTGCCGGCGACCACGAACAAATCCCAGGCGAAGCTTTTCGAACCGTGATCATCACGGTCGGTGCGCCAGCGCAGGATCTGCCCGTAGACGTTTTTCTCCCGCGGGTTTGGCCCGCCGACCGGTTGGCCGTCTTCGCCGCGCTTGGCGTTGTTGGTCAGGGTGCAATAAACCTGGCCGTCCTTGGGGCTGACGACGATCCATTCCGGGCGGTCCATGCGCGTGGCGTTGACCACACTGGCGGCGAGGCGCGTGTGAATCAGCACTTCGGCCTGGTCGGCAAAACCGCTGCTGGCGTCGATGCCATTCTTGCCGTGGGTCAGTTCGATCCACTGGCCTTGGCCTTTCGGGTGATCGGCATTGCCGTCGCCCGCGTCGAAGCGCGCCACGTACAAGGTGCCGTGGTCCAGCAGATCGCGATTGGCTTTCGGATTCTTGTGGTTGATCTTGTCGCGGCTGACGAATTTGTAGATGAACTCGCCGCGCTCATCGTCGCCCATGTACACCACGGCGTGGCCGTCTTTGGTTTCGGCCAGGGCGGCGTTTTCATGTTTGAAACGGCCCAGTGCCGTGCGTTTGACCGGCGTCGACTTCGGGTCGAACGGATCGATTTCCACCACCCAACCATGACGATTGAGTTCGTTGGGATTCTTCGCCAGATCGAAACGCGGGTCGTGTTGGTGCCAGTTGATTTCCTTGCTGGCGGCCACCGCGCCGTAGCGTTTTTGCGCAGCATCGAATTTTTGCTCGGCGTTGCTGCTGCCGAAACAATCGGTGAAGTTCTCTTCGCAGGTCAGATAAGTGCCCCACGGCGTCTTGCCGTTGGCGCAGTTCTGGAAGGTGCCGAGGACTTGCTTGCCGTGCGGGTCGGCGCTGGTTTTCAACAATTCGTGACCGGCCGCCGGGCCGCTAAAACGCAGGGGCGAGTTACCGTGGATGCGCCGGTTGTAGCGCGAGCCCTGGACGAATTGCCACTGGCCGTTCTTGCGCTGCACTTCGATCACCGTCACGCCTTCGCAGGCCAAGGCCTTGCGCACTTCTTCGGCCGATTGCGGCATGCCGCCGTGGGCGTAGAGGTAGCGGTAGTTGGTGTATTCGTTGTTGATCGCCATCAGTGCCCGGTCTTTTTCACCAGGAAACTCGAACAGGCTCATGCCGTCGTTGTTGTCGCCGAACTGCAGTTCCTGATGCTCGGCGCTGCCGTTGCCGCTCGGGTCGAACGCCGGGCCGTTCTTCTGCAACGGCTGGCCCCAGCTGATCAACACCGAGGATTTGTAGCCCGGCGGCAAGGTAATGGCGTCGGTCGTGGCGGCGGCGATGCTGTCGAAACCCAGCAGTTTGCTTGAACCAGCGCTGACACTCGCGGCCAGCACGCTGCGGCTCAGCAGGTTGCCACCGAGGAACATCGCCGCACCGCAGAGGGCGCCGGCGCTGATGAAACCGCGACGGCTGAGGCCGACCATTTTTTCCAGGTCGGTGGATTGGTGTTCTTCTAATAGGCTCACATCAGGCTCCCTGCGGGTTTTTGCAGTCACCTTAATGAGCGTTAGTGAAGGTTTTGTTTCAGAGCGGTGTACCAAGCAGGACGTTGGACGGCGCGAATTGCACCAGCACCGTTTGGTCGACGCCAAGGCCAGAGGTCCTCAAATGCAGCGGCTCGGCCAGGGCGCACAGCGTCTGGCCGTTGGGCAGGCTGATACGCACTTCGCTGGGGCCGTCTTCGGCGTCGAGGATTTCCTCGATTGTGCCCGTCAGGCAATTGTTGCCAGGTGTTGCAGCTTGATCGACGGCGAGCAATTCCAGCCATCCGGCCTTGATCAGGGCGACGACTTCGGTGCCGGTTTGAAGCTCCAGGCGAAGAGTGCTGTCGTGGGTGATCTGCGCATCGATGCTCAAGCCTTCGGCCAGTTCCAGACGAATGTTGTCGTTACGGCCCTGGGATTCGATTGCTGCGACTTTGCCGTGCAATTGATTGCGCGCGCTGGTGCGCAGCATCAGGCGACCGAGCAGTTCGAGGTCGCTGGCATCTTCGGCGGCTTCCAGCACCTGTGCCTGCAACACTTGCAGCTTCTGATACAGGCGCAACACCCGTTGACCCTCTTCGGACAACTTGGCGCCACCGCCGCCCTTACCGCCAACGCTGCGC containing:
- a CDS encoding glycine cleavage system protein R, translated to MDHLVLTVFAPDKPGQVERIAQCIAEHGGNWLESRMSRMAGQFAGILRVGVPAEAYDELVDALQALSTHGIRVLIAESGIEQSCTWKPIAMELVGNDRPGIVRDITRLLSEQGVNLERLVTEVRPAPMSSEPLFHAEAILAVPLTLSLDVLQTRLETLADDLMVELVLRSDP
- the rarD gene encoding EamA family transporter RarD, with amino-acid sequence MQAANPRRGYILGLTAYIIWGLFPIYFKAIASVPAVEIIIHRVLWSALFGALLLMVWKHPGWWRELRDNPKRLAILALSGTLIAANWLTYVWSVNNGRMLEASLGYYINPLVNVLLGMLILGERLRRMQWLAVGLAAVGVAQQVWQVGSLPWVSLVLALTFGFYGLIRKQAPVKALPGLVVETWMLVPIAVAWLLFNPSAASAQPAFWTTSEAWWLVAAGPVTLVPLVCFNAAARHLPYTTLGFLQYLAPTLVLLQAVLLFDEHLSSSTLVAFIFIWAGLAIYSVDAVISMRRRS
- a CDS encoding serine/threonine protein kinase encodes the protein MAHPFATLTPDLVLDAVESIGFLSDARILALNSYENRVYQVGIEDSEPLIAKFYRPQRWTNEAILEEHQFTFELAECDVPVVAPMIHNGASLHEHAGFRFTLFPRRGGRAPEPGNLDQLYRLGQLLGRLHAVGATKPFEHREALGVKNFGHDSLNTLLEGNFVPKSLLPAYESVARDLLKRVEEVYKATPHQNIRMHGDCHPGNMMCRDEMFHIVDLDDCRMGPAVQDIWMMLAGDRQECLGQLSELMDGYNEFHDFDPRELALIEPLRALRLMHYSAWLARRWDDPAFPHSFPWFGSERYWGDQVLALREQLSALNEEPLKLF
- a CDS encoding PhoX family protein, whose amino-acid sequence is MSLLEEHQSTDLEKMVGLSRRGFISAGALCGAAMFLGGNLLSRSVLAASVSAGSSKLLGFDSIAAATTDAITLPPGYKSSVLISWGQPLQKNGPAFDPSGNGSAEHQELQFGDNNDGMSLFEFPGEKDRALMAINNEYTNYRYLYAHGGMPQSAEEVRKALACEGVTVIEVQRKNGQWQFVQGSRYNRRIHGNSPLRFSGPAAGHELLKTSADPHGKQVLGTFQNCANGKTPWGTYLTCEENFTDCFGSSNAEQKFDAAQKRYGAVAASKEINWHQHDPRFDLAKNPNELNRHGWVVEIDPFDPKSTPVKRTALGRFKHENAALAETKDGHAVVYMGDDERGEFIYKFVSRDKINHKNPKANRDLLDHGTLYVARFDAGDGNADHPKGQGQWIELTHGKNGIDASSGFADQAEVLIHTRLAASVVNATRMDRPEWIVVSPKDGQVYCTLTNNAKRGEDGQPVGGPNPREKNVYGQILRWRTDRDDHGSKSFAWDLFVVAGNPGVHAGTPKGGSTNITPQNMFNSPDGLGFDKAGRLWILTDGDSSNAGDFAGMGNNQMLCADPVTGEIRRFMVGPIGCEVTGISFSPDQKTLFVGIQHPGENGGSTFPEHLPNGKPRSSVMAITREDGGIVGA
- a CDS encoding TOBE domain-containing protein; this encodes MSLPTLLSQHIVRRPQRIALLQHIAEQGSITRAAKSAGLSYKAAWDAIDELNNLAQKPLVERSVGGKGGGGAKLSEEGQRVLRLYQKLQVLQAQVLEAAEDASDLELLGRLMLRTSARNQLHGKVAAIESQGRNDNIRLELAEGLSIDAQITHDSTLRLELQTGTEVVALIKAGWLELLAVDQAATPGNNCLTGTIEEILDAEDGPSEVRISLPNGQTLCALAEPLHLRTSGLGVDQTVLVQFAPSNVLLGTPL